A single Drosophila miranda strain MSH22 chromosome XR, D.miranda_PacBio2.1, whole genome shotgun sequence DNA region contains:
- the LOC108153208 gene encoding uncharacterized protein LOC108153208 yields the protein MLPQPPPPHTFKVMSRPDECRHYLRAFIHTYRDLPVLWDTSMRDYTNREKRAEAYLRLVPIYHYLKRDATVEDVKKKINTLRTNYRKELKVMESALRSGTHHSPRCWTFQELDFLRNSEKFLAVNPFFKNEPSFLFSENSSCSTAFLDQHGNPQQHYPTPRGAGGQTPNINISEMFHKSFGHAQRVDSLPPPSQPPPGIGHSDYGPTKRARQTPPLNNGSGGGSANTDELNIACEYLAGTYPDEELESIARTWTHKLRRLPREQRLLAERFINEILFEAESNNLHRGSLQINNSFEPYVRYDEASAGQEEQDKSQSPSVHTSTESKAIVAAEAAAVEAAAEAAAGSGLPLLDEPGATVEIREF from the coding sequence ATGCTCCCCCAACCGCCGCCGCCCCACACCTTCAAAGTAATGTCGCGCCCCGACGAGTGCCGTCACTACCTTCGCGCATTTATTCACACATACCGCGACCTGCCCGTGCTCTGGGACACCTCCATGCGCGACTACACGAACCGGGAGAAGCGGGCGGAGGCGTACCTCCGGCTGGTGCCCATCTATCATTACCTCAAGCGGGACGCGACGGTCGAGGATGTGAAGAAGAAGATCAACACGCTGCGGACCAACTACCGCAAGGAGCTGAAGGTGATGGAGAGTGCCTTGCGTTCGGGCACTCATCACAGTCCCCGCTGCTGGACCTTCCAGGAGCTGGACTTCCTGCGCAACTCGGAGAAGTTCCTGGCCGTCAATCCGTTCTTCAAGAACGAGCCCTCCTTCCTATTCAGTGAGAACAGCAGCTGCTCGACGGCCTTCCTCGACCAGCACGGCAATCCCCAGCAGCATTATCCGACGCCGCGAGGAGCGGGCGGACAGACGCCAAacatcaatatttctgaaaTGTTTCACAAATCGTTCGGGCATGCCCAGCGAGTGGACAGCCTCCCGCCACCGTCGCAGCCCCCGCCGGGCATCGGGCATTCCGACTACGGGCCAACGAAGCGGGCCAGACAGACGCCTCCGCTTAACAACGGCTCTGGAGGCGGATCTGCCAACACGGACGAGCTCAACATTGCCTGCGAGTACTTGGCCGGAACATATCCCGACGAGGAGTTGGAGTCCATAGCCCGCACATGGACGCATAAGCTTCGTCGTCTGCCACGCGagcagcggctcctggccGAGCGCTTTATCAATGAGATTCTGTTCGAGGCCGAGTCCAACAATCTCCACCGCGGCTCCCTCCAGATCAACAATAGCTTCGAGCCGTATGTCCGCTATGACGAGGCCTCCGCGGGCCAGGAGGAGCAGGACAAGTCGCAGAGCCCCAGTGTCCACACGTCCACAGAGTCAAAGGCAATTGTCGCAGCAGAAGCGGCGGCGGTAGAGGCTGCCGCTGAAGCGGCCGCCGGCAGCGGGCTCCCGCTTCTGGACGAGCCAGGAGCCACGGTGGAGATTAGAGAGTTCTAG
- the LOC108153207 gene encoding transmembrane protein 43 homolog: MATLNETFRSHWLISIFGLALFLAGTVVLYWNEGRAVHAMMALDEAYDDIYSIQFTEEEQDQTFENRIVHISGPILVGEPLTEPDYNIQLMAVKLRRRVQMYQWVEESIEHNYGESVGTEQSDSRTYYYTREWRDKIVDSRNFYNRHGHTNPTHFPIESNVQVADAVYIGRYELGSELKNKFQDYQDLTSDIRPEDSSIKLHLGLYYHTNDVFNPVVGDLRILFSFAAMEGETYSVVGKLEGNKLVPYVTSRGVRVLLVYPGPLTVHEVFKLESRTQVLHTWWRRFIGWLLIFFGVTCNSKILRLLLLRVPLLICLAPDPQFPMTGNFVIAFSLALINAAVAWILHRPLIGACLFLAGASPYLWFTRSLVDYHRLD; the protein is encoded by the exons ATGGCCACCTTGAACGAGACCTTTCGCTCACACTGGCTCATCTCCATCTTCGGATTGGCCCTGTTCCTAGCAGGCACCGTCGTGCTCTACTGGAATGAGGGCCGTGCGGTGCACGCAATGATGGCTCTGGATGAAGCGTACGACGACATCTACTCCATCCAGTTCacggaggaggagcaggaccAGACCTTCGAGAACCGCATCGTGCACATCTCGGGGCCCATTCTGGTTGGGGAGCCGCTCACCGAGCCCGACTACAACATCCAGCTGATGGCCGTCAAGTTGCGGAGGCGCGTGCAAATGTATCAGTGGGTGGAGGAGTCCAT CGAGCACAACTATGGCGAGAGTGTGGGAACGGAGCAGTCGGACTCGCGCACCTACTACTACACCAGGGAGTGGCGGGACAAGATCGTGGACTCGCGCAACTTCTACAATCGCCATGGCCACACCAATCCCACGCACTTCCCCATCGAGAGCAACGTGCAGGTGGCCGACGCCGTGTACATTGGCAGATACGAGCTTGGGTCGGAGCTGAAGAACAAGTTCCAGGACTACCAGGATCTGACGTCGGACATTCGGCCAGAGGACAGCAGCATCAAGCTCCACCTAGGCCTCTACTATCACACCAACGATGTGTTCAATCCGGTGGTGGGCGACCTGCGCATCCTCTTCAGCTTCGCCGCCATGGAGGGGGAGACGTACAGCGTCGTGGGCAAGCTGGAGGGCAACAAGCTGGTTCCCTACGTCACCTCCCGCGGAGTGCGCGTGCTGCTGGTCTATCCGGGCCCATTGACCGTACACGAGGTGTTCAAGCTCGAATCTCGCACCCAGGTACTGCACACCTGGTGGCGGCGCTTCATTGGCTGGCTGCTCATCTTCTTTGGCGTCACCTGCAACTCCAAGATACTCCGATTGTTGC TGCTGCGTGTTCCTCTACTCATTTGCCTGGCGCCCGATCCGCAGTTCCCAATGACCGGAAACTTTGTCATCGCCTTCTCGCTGGCGCTCATCAATGCGGCCGTGGCCTGGATCCTGCATCGACCTCTGATCGGGGCCTGCCTCTTCCTGGCCGGAGCCTCGCCCTACCTCTGGTTCACCCGCAGCCTGGTCGACTACCATCGCCTGGATTGA